The sequence GTAAGAAAAGCAATATTTTCATTTATATTTAGTTTTGATGTTCAAATTAAAACTAAAAATTAAGTTCTTATGTAGTAACTTTAAACACTATAGAAAGTGTGTTAATAAAACATAAGGCTATATTACAATTCTAAATAAAATCTTTATTCAAATTTTTTTGGAGAGAAAAATATGATAAGACTATTGTCGATGGATGCAAACAATGTCATAGGTGTTTTAATTAAGGGTAATGTAAATCCTAAAGACTTTGAATTAGTGACAAATTTTATTAGAGGAGTAGAGGAAAACTACGAATTTTTACGAATCTATGTAGAAATTGAAGGCATTGAAGGATTTTCATTAGAAACTATAATTAAAGAATTTGAATTTACTTTAAGTCAGTTTCACAGATTTGAAAAAGAAGCAATAGTAATTGATACAAAATTAATTGAAAGTCTTGAAAATATGAAAGATTTGCTGGTTGCGGGCGTAAAAGTGAAATGTTTTCCCTTTGAAGATAGATGTCAAGCACGTTGTTGGATTCTGAGTTGATTGAGTTTTGAGTTTTGAGTTTTGAGTTTTTTTAATTTTTTAAATTAATCTTTACGTGCAACCACAAAAAAGGTTGTCTTGTCATTCCAAACACCTTTATCTGAAGCTAAATTTTCAACTGCTGCAAAAACATTACCAGATGGACATCCTGCTGTAATTTCTGATTGTAAAGCCATTCCCAAATGAAAAATCTGCGAATCATCAACACCACGCTGGGGGATAATTTCAATAGAATCGCAATCAATAGAATCGCTAGCTACCTTATTAAAAAGATGGGAATTAAGAGATATTAATATAAAATCAACATCTTCAAACCAACGTGCTTGAGTTGGAATACCTTTCGGAGTAATACCAATAAAACCTTTTCGCATTTGAGTAGTATGTAGTTTACCACCTGCTAACCTCCAATCAATTTGATAACTACTACCAAGTTGAATAGCAATAGTATGTTGTTGTAAAGAAATTTCCGGAGATTCAAAAGCTGGTAAACGATGTTGCTCAACTGAAATATCCTCCCAATTTGAAGCACTAGAATTAATTGGAGGTTTATAAGCAACGGGAATTAAATTTCCGCTAGCAACTTCAATCGCTGCAAGTCTTTCTGATACCATTTTGTAAAAATTGAGAATTGGGAATTGGGGAATATTAACAAATGATTTTTTGATGTAAAAAATAAAGACGCTGTGCCCGACAACGTCTCTACATTTTAGAATATATTTAGTTTTAATTTAGTTTTTAATTTAGTTTTTAATTATTTTCCTAAAACCTTAAGGGTGACAGGTGCAACTCCCGAACGAATCATTCCTAATTCTCTAGCTGCTTTACGAGAAACATCAATTACTCTACAGCGAATAAATGGTCCTCTATCGTTAATACGTACTATAACAGAACGTCCATTTCTTTTGTTTGTAACCTTTACTCTTGTACCAAAAGGTAAGGTTTTATGTGCTGCTGTTAACTTTGTATTACTTCCGTAATAAGAAGCAATTTGAGAAGAACATTTACGAGCTTTTCTACGTCTTTTACGTCTTCTTGCAATTAGCAATGATTGATTATTTTCTACTCTTTCAACTACATTACTTTCTTCACTTTCTGAATAAGCAAAAGCTGCTTGCTGGCTGAAAGAAGAAGCTGTGAAACAAATTCCTAAAACAGTACCCAAGAAAGCAAGCAGAATACGTTTTTGATTCATGTGTCTGTATTATTTTGAAAAATTAATAGGGAACCACTTTGATTACGACGATTTAAATTGCTTCTTAAGGTAGAAAGCAATTTAAGAATACATAAACACGAATCCTTATAATTAGTAATTACTACTGTAGGCAATTTCTCTACCAATTTAGAATCAGTAGTATAACTTTTGATTCGTCAAGCAACTGTCTAAAAAAGTAATTACTATTTCAATATATCAACCGAAAGGAGTAATTCCAAGTAAAAGAGGATACGAAAAAAATACTCGTACCTAGAAAGCTGGAGCTAGTCTGTTGACTTTGATGGGATTTTGATGAAAATAATTCATGCTTTTATTATGTCAATGTTATGGTGCATTAGATGATGTCCAAAAATTTCTCGTATTAACAGATGAATTGTCGTGCATCTAATACACCCTACAAGATTTTATTATTTAAGATTATTATTTAACAATCTTAATCCTGGAGAATCTTCTAATTGTAAAGACTGTTGCGGTATACCAATATCTATATTTTCTCTATCAAAAGCATACTTGAGACGACGACGAAATTCTCTACCTAAAGCGAATTGCGTACCGGGTTCTGTTTTTAACCATAGCATGATTTCGATACCATTTGAACTAATATTATTAACACCTAAAACATTAACGGGGTCAATAACAGCTTCTTTCCATTCTTCATCATTTTGCATTCCGCAAGCCGTTTCTCTAACAATTTTCAATGCTTTATCTATATCTGCTTCTGGACTAATTTCTACAGTAAAAACTATCCGCGACCAATCTTTTGTTAAATTATGAACTGTTGAGATGCTACTGTTAGAAATAGTACTCAAAATACCGTTTGCTTGACGTAGTTGAGTCATCCGTAAATTGACGTTTTCTACAACACCTACAGTTCCACTAATATTAATTAAGTCACCAATGATAAATTGGTCTTCCCAAAGCAT comes from Rivularia sp. PCC 7116 and encodes:
- a CDS encoding STAS/SEC14 domain-containing protein translates to MDANNVIGVLIKGNVNPKDFELVTNFIRGVEENYEFLRIYVEIEGIEGFSLETIIKEFEFTLSQFHRFEKEAIVIDTKLIESLENMKDLLVAGVKVKCFPFEDRCQARCWILS